TGAGACTTTTTGATCTAACCATTCAGTTTTCCCAACGGTAATTTCTGCCCGTCCGAGAATTCCCCGAGAACGAATAATATCAAGTTCTGCAACTTTTCCTACTACAATTGGTAGTCCCAATTCACGATTAATTAAATCGGATAATGGTCTATCAAACATTTGCGCCGCAGCCGGATTAGCAAATTTTACAACTCCTGCTTCATCAACAATTAAAATTCCATCTTTGATATGAGTAACGATGGTATTGAGTTTATTTTCACTTTGTTGTAACTGTCTAGTTTGGCGTTTTAGTTGAATATGTGTCCGCACACGGGCTAATAATTCTGTAGATCGAAAAGGCTTGGTTACATAGTCAGCCGCGCCCTTTTCAAAGGCTTCTAATAAATGTTCTTCTTCGTGACTAGCAGTCAGAAATAAAATTGGTATATGATGATAATCTGGATTTTTCTTAATTTGTTCGCAAACTTCCAAGCCACTCATTTCTGGCATCAATAAATCTAATAAAATTAAATCTGGTTGAATTGCTTGAAGACGTTGGAGGGCTTCTTTTCCACTTAAAGCATAGGTAATGGAATAACCTTGTGTTTCTAGGGTTCTTCCTAAAACTTGAATATTTTGAATCAGGTCATCAACAATTAATATTGTACAATCTTGGGGATTAAAAGCAATTTTTTCCATTATTTATATAGGGGTTGCTGAAAAAGTCTTCTCGTGGGGGCAGGCAAGAGGCAAAAGGCAAGAGGCAAGAGTGAAGAGTGAAGAGTGAAGAGGGTTTGGGCGATTTTACGTTTCTTTACACAGTTTGGTTTTATTGTGTTCACCTACTTATTTTCTTTTTTAGCAGACTCAAACCTTTGATAAGTAGTGAGACAGAATTAATTACACAATGCCATTGCGTAAGCGTTGCGTGGCGTTAGCCATATGGAACGAAGTGAAATGAAGCAATTCCCAGGGTTGTGATTGCTTCCCTTCCCTCGCAATGACTGTAAATATTTTTGTCCAATTACTTATATTTGTAGAATTTATGATAATCTTTTAGGGTAGCAATTTTTGTAACTTTTTGCTAATTTGTGGGAAATTAGCAGCGGTGTCAGCCAAATGAGCCAAATCAAAGGTATCAATTTGGGTTTTTAGCGTATTAGCGTATTCTATCAAATCAGGACATTTATACTGTTCTCCCCAATTTTGTAATCGCAGCGCAAAAGCTCGTAGTTGGTCAATTAGGAGGGTTTGATGTAAGGTTTTCCAGACAGACGCTTCTTCCTGTTGTAACAATTCTATCAGTTCTGGTAAATTTTCTAAGACTTGGGGCGACATTGGGGAAATGATGGTTTGTGTCTGGGAAGTAGATTTTAACTCTACTGATAACTGGGAGGGAAATAAACGTTGCAACTCACTAAAAAGATCCTGACGACTAACTGGTTTGCGAAGAAATCCTTGAGCTAAGGGTTGTAATTCTTCAAAGTCCTGTTCTTGAATGGAAGCTGTGACGATGATTACACAAATATCCGCTGTTGAGGGATTTTGCTTCAGGGCTTGTAGAACGGTGATTCCATCCATTTGTGGCATGACCAAATCTAGTAATATCAGGTCAGGATGATGTTTAATGGCTAATTTAAGAGCGATCGCCCCATTGTCTGCCATGATAATTTGGTGAGCAGTAGCATTAAAATAGGCGAAGAGCAAATCTCGGTTAGATTGTACGTCATCAACAATGAGAATTTTCAGAGCCGGAAATTGACTTAAATCATGATTTTGTGGGGTTAATGAGGGTGAAATTGCTGTGGTTTGAGTGACTGTAATTTCGGGAAATATTAAGGTGAAGGTGCTACCCTGTTCCAACTCACTTGTTACCTCAACTGTACCACCCATCATTTGCGTTAGACGGCGGCTAATAGTTAATCCTAGCCCGGTTCCGCCGTACTTGCGATTACTTTGTCCTTGACTTTGACGAAAAGCATCAAAAATCAAAATTTGATCACGGGGAGAAATCCCAATTCCTGTGTCAGCAACAGAAATTTCTAAATGGGCGTTATTCTGAATATTAGGGTTAATGCGGCTATGGACACGGATGGTAATCCCACCTTTTTCGGTAAACTTAATTGCATTACCGACGACATTCACGAGAATCTGCCGCAACCGGACTTCATCAATATATATTTCGACGGGAATGGATTCATCAACGTGGAGATTTAAAAATAATCCTTTTTCTTGCGCTCTTTGTAAGAACATTTGTTGAATGT
The DNA window shown above is from Anabaena sp. WA102 and carries:
- a CDS encoding diguanylate cyclase, which produces MEKIAFNPQDCTILIVDDLIQNIQVLGRTLETQGYSITYALSGKEALQRLQAIQPDLILLDLLMPEMSGLEVCEQIKKNPDYHHIPILFLTASHEEEHLLEAFEKGAADYVTKPFRSTELLARVRTHIQLKRQTRQLQQSENKLNTIVTHIKDGILIVDEAGVVKFANPAAAQMFDRPLSDLINRELGLPIVVGKVAELDIIRSRGILGRAEITVGKTEWLDQKVSIVSMRDVSERNQIENKLRIALNKQKILSQKLKKIANTDPLTGIANRRNILAILKKEFQRTQSYKEPFSLLVIDIDHLKFVNDSYGYPIGDQVLKEISQLLVKWLRNEDTVGRWGGEEFMIILPATTLQKAMEIAEHLCEQIRNLEIDTTFQPMKITISIGVTVYQADDKTDTVILKRADDALCQAKESGCDRAIAISG